In Capillimicrobium parvum, a genomic segment contains:
- a CDS encoding DUF4234 domain-containing protein produces the protein MAVPVLSIITLGIYWWVWYYKINREMADLGKATGRTEELGDSPGTSLLAVTLGALVIVPAIISLIHTFQRIQALQRFTQAGEPLNGWLGVVMYLVFSPVLQGYMQSGLNGAWQHQAQGGTLTPAPVGVTEPAPIAP, from the coding sequence GTGGCCGTCCCCGTGCTGTCGATCATCACGCTCGGCATCTACTGGTGGGTCTGGTACTACAAGATCAACCGCGAGATGGCGGACCTCGGCAAGGCCACGGGCCGCACCGAGGAGCTCGGCGACAGCCCCGGCACGTCGCTGCTGGCCGTCACGCTGGGTGCACTCGTCATCGTTCCGGCGATCATCTCGCTGATCCACACGTTCCAGCGCATCCAGGCGCTGCAGCGGTTCACGCAGGCCGGCGAGCCGCTCAACGGCTGGCTCGGCGTCGTGATGTACCTGGTGTTCAGCCCGGTCCTGCAGGGCTACATGCAGAGCGGCCTCAACGGGGCGTGGCAGCACCAGGCCCAGGGCGGCACTCTCACCCCGGCTCCGGTCGGAGTGACCGAGCCCGCGCCGATCGCTCCCTGA
- a CDS encoding sensor histidine kinase, with amino-acid sequence MHAPDSDASLVAGDWRAWQFALLVETVSDYAIFLLEPDGRVASWNRGARRIKGYEAPEVIGRHFSLFYTDADRTRDHPAHELEIAELEGRYEEEGWRVRKDGSRFWANVVITALRDSGGTLVGYGKVTRDLTARRLSEEQLRATAAELLTANRGLDQFRRLVAGVRDYAIFMLDPGGHVASWNAGAEHIKGYTEDEIVGRHFSVFYTEPDLMRDHPAHELEVAARDGRYEEEGWRVRQDGSRFWANVVITPIRNDTGVLIGYAKVTRDLTERRQVEQALRDAHEQLRRSNEELDRFAVVAAHDLSAPLATVTGLAGLLERELPEDVTPKAIEYLRHMSVSTARMAELIDRLLTYARAGEGPSSRRPVDVSEAAGSAIGDLAAVIAERGAEVRVELDGVPSVTAARGDLELVLRNLVGNAVKFGARERPHVRLAWQPEGDGCVRITVDDDGEGIAPDDQVRIFRAFERVPTVAGPRGSGLGLAICARIVQRSGGAIGVESGEGAGSRFWLTLPTFPGDRAGAPGA; translated from the coding sequence GTGCACGCCCCCGACTCCGACGCCTCGCTCGTCGCGGGTGACTGGCGCGCGTGGCAGTTCGCGCTGCTGGTCGAGACCGTCTCCGACTACGCGATCTTCCTCCTGGAGCCCGACGGACGGGTGGCGAGCTGGAACCGCGGCGCCCGGCGCATCAAGGGCTACGAGGCGCCCGAGGTCATCGGCCGGCACTTCTCGCTGTTCTACACCGACGCGGACCGGACGCGCGACCATCCCGCGCACGAGCTCGAGATCGCCGAGCTCGAGGGGCGCTATGAGGAGGAGGGCTGGCGCGTCCGCAAGGACGGGTCGCGGTTCTGGGCCAACGTGGTCATCACGGCGCTGCGCGATTCCGGCGGCACGCTCGTGGGCTACGGGAAGGTCACGCGAGACCTCACAGCACGCCGGCTCTCCGAGGAGCAGCTGCGCGCCACCGCGGCGGAGCTGCTGACGGCCAACCGCGGGCTCGACCAGTTCCGCCGCCTGGTCGCCGGCGTCCGCGACTACGCGATCTTCATGCTCGACCCCGGCGGCCACGTCGCCAGCTGGAACGCCGGCGCCGAGCACATCAAGGGCTACACCGAGGACGAGATCGTCGGCCGGCACTTCTCGGTCTTCTACACCGAGCCCGACCTGATGCGCGATCACCCGGCGCACGAGCTCGAGGTCGCGGCGCGCGACGGCCGGTACGAGGAGGAGGGCTGGCGCGTCCGCCAGGACGGGTCGCGGTTCTGGGCCAACGTCGTCATCACGCCGATCCGCAACGACACGGGCGTGCTGATCGGGTACGCGAAGGTCACGCGCGATCTCACCGAGCGCCGGCAGGTCGAGCAGGCGCTGCGCGACGCGCACGAGCAGCTGCGCCGCTCCAATGAGGAGCTCGATCGCTTCGCCGTCGTCGCCGCCCACGACCTCAGCGCGCCGCTCGCGACCGTCACCGGGCTGGCCGGCCTGCTCGAGCGCGAGCTGCCCGAGGACGTCACCCCGAAGGCGATCGAGTACCTGCGCCACATGTCCGTCTCGACCGCACGCATGGCCGAGCTCATCGACCGCCTGCTCACGTACGCGCGGGCCGGCGAGGGACCGAGCAGCCGCCGGCCGGTCGACGTCAGCGAGGCGGCCGGCTCCGCGATCGGCGACCTCGCCGCGGTGATCGCCGAGCGCGGTGCAGAGGTCCGCGTCGAGCTCGACGGCGTTCCGTCCGTCACGGCGGCGCGCGGCGACCTCGAGCTCGTCCTGCGCAACCTCGTGGGCAACGCCGTGAAGTTCGGGGCCCGGGAGCGACCGCACGTCCGTCTCGCATGGCAGCCCGAGGGGGACGGGTGCGTGCGCATCACCGTCGACGACGACGGGGAGGGCATCGCGCCCGACGATCAGGTGCGGATCTTCCGCGCGTTCGAGCGGGTGCCGACGGTGGCCGGGCCGCGCGGCAGCGGCCTCGGGCTGGCGATCTGCGCGCGCATCGTGCAGCGGTCAGGCGGCGCCATCGGCGTCGAGTCCGGCGAGGGCGCGGGCAGCCGGTTCTGGCTCACGCTGCCGACGTTCCCCGGAGATCGGGCCGGCGCGCCGGGCGCCTGA
- a CDS encoding SDR family NAD(P)-dependent oxidoreductase, whose translation MPAGAMQGRVALVTGSARGLGEAIARRFAAEGATVVVSDVREELGEAVATTIRDSGGRASFHALDVTSPDQWSAVVGACRDLGGPHVLVNNAFVTTLGGIEDETLEGWHRTLDVVLTGAFLGMNACVPAIREAGGGSIVSIGSIHGGAVADEGRVAYQAAKGGLSALTRAVAVAHGKDGIRANVILPGPMDTPIVAELGFVEQQRAFAASLPLGRQADPAEVASAALFLASDAASFATGAVLTVDGGFTAV comes from the coding sequence ATGCCGGCAGGCGCGATGCAGGGACGGGTGGCGCTGGTGACGGGCTCCGCGCGGGGCCTCGGCGAGGCGATCGCCCGCCGGTTCGCCGCGGAGGGCGCGACGGTCGTCGTGTCCGACGTCCGCGAGGAGCTCGGCGAGGCGGTGGCGACGACGATCCGCGACAGCGGCGGGCGCGCGAGCTTCCATGCGCTCGACGTGACGTCCCCCGACCAGTGGTCGGCGGTGGTGGGCGCGTGCCGCGACCTCGGCGGCCCGCATGTGCTCGTCAACAACGCGTTCGTGACGACCCTGGGCGGCATCGAGGACGAGACCCTCGAGGGCTGGCACCGGACGCTCGACGTCGTCCTCACCGGGGCGTTCCTGGGGATGAACGCCTGCGTCCCCGCGATCCGCGAAGCCGGCGGCGGGTCGATCGTCAGCATCGGCTCGATCCACGGGGGCGCCGTTGCGGACGAGGGACGGGTCGCCTACCAGGCGGCCAAGGGGGGCCTCAGCGCCCTCACGCGCGCGGTGGCCGTCGCCCACGGCAAGGACGGCATCCGCGCGAACGTCATCCTGCCCGGCCCCATGGACACGCCCATCGTCGCCGAGCTCGGGTTCGTCGAGCAGCAGCGGGCCTTCGCCGCATCGCTGCCGCTCGGACGGCAGGCCGACCCCGCGGAGGTCGCGTCCGCCGCGCTGTTCCTCGCATCGGACGCCGCGTCGTTCGCCACGGGCGCCGTGCTCACCGTGGACGGTGGGTTCACGGCCGTGTGA
- a CDS encoding DUF1365 domain-containing protein, with amino-acid sequence MTALHSAIYDGTIAHRRRVGRGHGFRHRITLAYVDLEEVAGLRGGRLAARRPGLLRFRREDYLGDPAVPLDAAVRALVRERIGRAPDGPIRLLTHLRAAGRCFNPVSFYYCFAADGGLAAVVAEVTNTPWGERHAYVLEGRTGRSDKALHVSPFFGMDQEYAWSSDEPAERLTIRIANHEGDRRVFDAALSLRRRPPSRRAWRRHTASALRVGVLIYIHALVLKVKGAPLHPHPTPAP; translated from the coding sequence ATGACCGCGCTCCACAGCGCCATCTACGACGGCACGATCGCCCACCGCCGCCGCGTCGGCCGCGGGCACGGCTTCCGCCACCGGATCACGCTGGCCTACGTCGACCTCGAGGAGGTCGCGGGGCTGCGCGGCGGCCGCCTCGCCGCCCGCCGCCCCGGGCTGCTGCGCTTCCGGCGCGAGGACTACCTGGGCGATCCCGCCGTGCCGCTCGACGCGGCCGTCCGGGCGCTCGTACGCGAGCGCATCGGCCGCGCCCCGGACGGACCGATCCGGCTGCTCACCCACCTGCGGGCCGCCGGCCGCTGCTTCAACCCGGTGAGCTTCTACTACTGCTTCGCCGCCGACGGCGGGCTCGCGGCGGTCGTCGCCGAGGTCACGAACACGCCGTGGGGCGAGCGCCACGCCTACGTCCTCGAGGGCCGCACCGGGCGCTCCGACAAGGCGCTGCACGTCTCCCCGTTCTTCGGCATGGACCAGGAGTACGCCTGGAGCAGCGACGAGCCCGCCGAGCGGCTCACGATCCGCATCGCCAACCACGAGGGCGACCGGCGGGTCTTCGACGCGGCGCTGTCCCTGCGGCGCCGCCCGCCGAGCCGCCGCGCGTGGCGCCGCCACACGGCTTCGGCGCTGCGCGTCGGCGTTCTCATCTACATTCATGCCCTCGTCCTCAAGGTCAAGGGCGCACCGCTCCACCCTCACCCCACTCCGGCCCCGTGA
- a CDS encoding acetyl-CoA C-acyltransferase, whose product MPEAVIVDAVRTPIGRAFKGSLASLRPDETLAYVVDQVLERNPQVDPAIVEEVIAGCGLPQGLQANNIGRIAVLLSDKLGQETGGSTVSRYCASGLEAIRTAANDVVAGQGDAYIAAGIEFVSRYNGAQEAAHPEDQNEKLQGKEPGQPDAYIAMGLTAENVAERYGVTREAQDEYAQRSQERAVAAQSSGIFDREIVPVTLADGTVVSKDDGPRPSSTLEKLSSLEPAFRPGGTVTAGNSCPLNDGAAAALIMSDTKAAELGLKPRARIITAATWGNEPEFMGVAPIGAIRKALQRAGMSISDVDVYELNEAFAAQVIPIAEEVGFDYDKLNPHGGAIALGHPFGMTGVRIMTTLLNDLETLDGTIGLETMCVAQGQGEAMIVERLK is encoded by the coding sequence ATGCCCGAAGCCGTCATCGTCGACGCGGTCCGGACGCCCATCGGCCGCGCCTTCAAGGGCTCCCTGGCCTCCCTGCGCCCGGACGAGACGCTCGCCTACGTCGTCGACCAGGTGCTCGAGCGCAACCCGCAGGTCGACCCGGCCATCGTCGAGGAGGTCATCGCCGGCTGCGGCCTCCCGCAGGGCCTGCAGGCCAACAACATCGGCCGCATCGCGGTCCTGCTGAGCGACAAGCTCGGTCAGGAGACCGGCGGCTCGACCGTCTCGCGCTACTGCGCGTCCGGGCTGGAGGCGATCCGCACCGCCGCCAACGACGTCGTCGCCGGCCAGGGCGATGCGTACATCGCGGCCGGCATCGAGTTCGTGTCGCGCTACAACGGGGCGCAGGAGGCCGCGCACCCCGAGGACCAGAACGAGAAGCTCCAGGGCAAGGAGCCCGGCCAGCCCGACGCCTACATCGCGATGGGCCTGACCGCGGAGAACGTGGCCGAGCGGTACGGCGTGACCCGGGAGGCCCAGGACGAGTACGCCCAGAGGTCGCAGGAGCGCGCGGTGGCCGCCCAGTCGAGCGGCATCTTCGATCGCGAGATCGTTCCGGTCACGCTGGCCGACGGCACCGTGGTCAGCAAGGACGACGGCCCACGGCCCTCGTCGACGCTCGAGAAGCTGTCGTCGTTGGAGCCCGCGTTCCGTCCGGGCGGGACCGTCACGGCCGGGAACTCGTGCCCGCTCAACGACGGCGCCGCCGCGGCGCTGATCATGAGCGACACGAAGGCCGCCGAGCTGGGCCTAAAGCCGCGCGCGCGGATCATCACCGCCGCGACGTGGGGCAACGAGCCCGAGTTCATGGGCGTCGCGCCGATCGGGGCGATCAGGAAGGCGCTCCAGCGCGCCGGCATGTCGATCTCCGACGTCGACGTCTACGAGCTCAACGAGGCCTTCGCGGCCCAGGTCATCCCGATCGCCGAGGAGGTGGGCTTCGACTACGACAAGCTCAACCCCCACGGCGGCGCGATCGCGCTCGGCCACCCGTTCGGCATGACGGGCGTGCGCATCATGACCACGCTGCTCAACGACCTCGAGACCCTCGACGGCACGATCGGCCTCGAGACCATGTGCGTCGCCCAGGGCCAGGGCGAGGCGATGATCGTCGAGCGGCTGAAGTAG
- a CDS encoding SAM-dependent methyltransferase translates to MKTRLARTAVLALLERIQVGKLTVVEGTRRVELGPGGAPAAIVEIHSPQAWPVLLRGSRGLAESYADGLWDTRDLAAVIRVAARNAVGLDEIRRRLTPVREPYLRARDLMRRNTPERSREDIAAHYDLGNDLFELMLDPTMMYSCAVWSERGMTLEQAQTAKLERLCAKLDLRPEHHVVEIGAGWGGFAVHAAGRYGCRVTTTTISAQQHAYAVARVREAGLEDRVTVLREDYRDLRGRYDRLVSIEMIEAVGWKDFGTFFRCCSDLLDPDGLMVLQAIVTDDRAYDVEKAGKTFIRTYIFPNGCLPSQEVIARCVARRTDMRTVHVEDLTPHYVETLRSWRSNVEAAVRRLGDLGYDERFRRLWRLYLAYCEAGFAERRIGLVQTVLAKPTWRGAIAPEPVPSPEQLAAAS, encoded by the coding sequence GTGAAGACCCGTCTCGCCCGCACCGCCGTGCTCGCGCTGCTCGAGCGCATCCAGGTCGGCAAGCTGACCGTCGTCGAGGGTACGCGGCGCGTCGAACTGGGCCCCGGCGGGGCGCCCGCCGCGATCGTCGAGATCCATTCGCCGCAGGCCTGGCCCGTGCTGCTGCGCGGGTCGCGCGGGCTGGCCGAGAGCTACGCCGACGGGCTGTGGGACACGCGGGACCTCGCCGCCGTGATCCGCGTCGCGGCCCGCAACGCCGTCGGGCTCGACGAGATCCGCCGGCGCCTGACCCCGGTGCGCGAGCCGTACCTGCGCGCGCGCGACCTCATGCGCCGCAACACCCCCGAGCGCAGCCGCGAGGACATCGCCGCGCACTACGACCTCGGCAACGACCTGTTCGAGCTGATGCTCGACCCGACGATGATGTACTCGTGCGCGGTCTGGTCCGAGCGCGGGATGACGCTCGAGCAGGCGCAGACCGCGAAGCTCGAGCGGCTGTGCGCGAAGCTCGACCTGCGTCCCGAGCACCACGTCGTGGAGATCGGGGCGGGCTGGGGCGGCTTCGCGGTGCACGCGGCCGGCCGGTACGGCTGCCGCGTCACGACGACGACGATCTCCGCTCAGCAGCACGCCTACGCGGTCGCGCGCGTGCGCGAGGCCGGCCTCGAGGATCGCGTCACCGTGCTGCGCGAGGACTACCGGGACCTGCGCGGCCGCTACGACCGGCTCGTCTCCATCGAGATGATCGAGGCCGTCGGCTGGAAGGACTTCGGCACGTTCTTCCGCTGCTGCTCCGATCTCCTGGACCCCGACGGCCTGATGGTCCTGCAGGCCATCGTCACCGACGACCGCGCCTACGACGTCGAGAAGGCCGGCAAGACCTTCATCCGGACCTACATCTTCCCGAACGGTTGCCTGCCCTCGCAGGAGGTCATCGCCCGCTGCGTCGCGCGCCGGACCGACATGCGCACGGTCCACGTCGAGGACCTCACCCCGCACTACGTCGAGACCCTGCGCTCGTGGCGCTCCAACGTCGAGGCGGCCGTGCGGCGGCTCGGCGACCTCGGCTACGACGAGCGCTTCCGGCGGCTGTGGCGGCTGTACCTCGCGTACTGCGAGGCCGGCTTCGCCGAGCGCCGCATCGGGCTCGTGCAGACGGTGCTGGCCAAGCCCACCTGGCGCGGGGCGATCGCGCCCGAGCCGGTGCCGTCGCCCGAGCAGCTGGCCGCGGCGAGCTGA
- a CDS encoding GntR family transcriptional regulator — MPSPAPTADDVYTRLHDLIIEGVYQPGDRLAHPRLMRELGCGRTPLREALSRLQGDGLAVATPNAGARVAPARLDSAEGMHALRILVEPPLLQARTPAMTAARLRELRGHLADMEAAAHEPNAFQRAHRSFHLAQRATFASPFVDDIVRKTYRHIHRHHQHYRSRPDDPAEWIELDRRTVDALEAGDGLRARQILEFHLIEAALSLVLREDPENRLATLLGAGRANGMLFGTGAHERISLPLAMWWVTPAPGLPAMATTMLHTEPRLRLSTLVNADQEDDR, encoded by the coding sequence ATGCCGAGCCCGGCGCCGACCGCCGACGACGTCTACACACGGTTGCACGACCTCATCATCGAAGGCGTGTACCAGCCCGGCGATCGACTCGCCCATCCCCGGCTGATGCGCGAGCTCGGCTGTGGTCGCACGCCGCTGCGCGAGGCGCTGAGCCGCCTACAGGGCGACGGACTCGCCGTCGCGACGCCGAACGCCGGTGCCCGGGTGGCCCCCGCGCGGCTCGATTCGGCGGAGGGCATGCACGCGCTGAGGATCCTCGTGGAGCCGCCGCTGCTGCAGGCCCGCACGCCGGCGATGACCGCCGCCCGGCTTCGCGAGCTGCGCGGCCATCTCGCCGACATGGAGGCCGCGGCCCACGAGCCCAACGCCTTCCAGCGCGCCCATCGCAGCTTCCATCTCGCCCAGCGGGCGACGTTCGCCAGCCCGTTCGTCGACGACATCGTGCGCAAGACCTACCGCCACATCCACCGCCACCACCAGCACTACCGGTCGCGCCCCGACGACCCGGCGGAGTGGATCGAGCTCGATCGCCGCACCGTCGACGCCCTCGAAGCCGGCGACGGGCTGCGCGCGCGCCAGATCCTGGAGTTCCATCTCATCGAGGCGGCGCTGTCGCTCGTGCTGCGCGAGGACCCCGAGAACCGGCTCGCCACCCTGCTCGGGGCCGGGCGGGCCAACGGCATGCTCTTCGGCACCGGCGCGCACGAGCGGATCAGCCTCCCGCTCGCCATGTGGTGGGTGACCCCCGCCCCCGGCCTGCCGGCGATGGCGACGACCATGCTGCACACCGAGCCCCGGCTGAGGCTCTCCACCCTCGTCAACGCCGACCAGGAGGACGACCGATGA
- a CDS encoding CapA family protein encodes MRLTVEVNGDLLIHAPIWQTAQALGGGSDYDFAPMLRHLRPWVKGSDLAICHVETPMTAAAPTGYPRFNTPPALARAIRRTGWDACDTASNHTLDQGQSGVDATLGALRRAGVRHTGSAASARGARRILLLRAKGVTVAYLAYTTTTNGVPPPHPWSVALATPRRILRDARRARAQGADAVLVNLHWGVEYAHAPTPQQLALARRLTRSRAITAIVGQHAHVVQPIRRVNGRWVVFGEGNLLSNQTSACCPAATQDGLLAILHLRIDGRRSRVERVEYVPTWVRHGDYAVLPVGRALARGLAPAADLRASWQRTIGVVGRGPGLRTVPRRLPG; translated from the coding sequence GTGCGTCTCACGGTCGAGGTCAACGGCGACCTCCTGATCCACGCCCCGATCTGGCAGACCGCCCAGGCGCTCGGCGGCGGATCGGACTACGACTTCGCGCCGATGCTGCGCCACCTGCGCCCCTGGGTGAAGGGCTCAGACCTGGCGATCTGCCACGTCGAGACGCCGATGACCGCGGCGGCCCCGACCGGCTATCCGCGCTTCAACACCCCCCCTGCGCTCGCCCGCGCGATCCGCCGCACCGGCTGGGACGCCTGCGACACGGCCTCCAACCACACGCTTGACCAGGGCCAGTCCGGCGTGGACGCCACGCTGGGCGCGCTGCGGCGCGCCGGGGTGCGCCACACCGGCTCGGCCGCCTCGGCGCGCGGGGCCCGGCGGATCCTGCTGCTGCGCGCGAAGGGCGTCACCGTCGCGTACCTGGCGTACACGACGACGACGAACGGCGTCCCGCCCCCGCATCCGTGGTCGGTCGCCCTCGCCACGCCGCGCCGCATCCTGCGCGACGCGCGGCGGGCCCGCGCGCAGGGTGCCGACGCGGTGCTCGTCAACCTGCACTGGGGCGTCGAGTACGCCCACGCGCCGACGCCTCAGCAGCTCGCGCTCGCGCGCCGGCTGACGCGCTCGCGGGCGATCACGGCGATCGTCGGCCAGCACGCCCACGTCGTCCAGCCCATCCGCCGGGTCAACGGCCGCTGGGTCGTCTTCGGCGAGGGCAACCTGCTGTCCAACCAGACGAGCGCGTGCTGCCCGGCCGCCACCCAGGACGGGCTCCTGGCCATCCTGCACCTGCGCATCGACGGCCGCCGCAGCCGCGTCGAGCGCGTCGAGTACGTGCCGACCTGGGTGCGCCACGGCGACTACGCCGTGCTGCCCGTCGGCCGCGCGCTGGCCCGCGGCCTCGCGCCCGCCGCGGACCTGCGGGCGTCGTGGCAGCGGACGATCGGCGTCGTCGGCCGCGGGCCAGGGTTGCGCACCGTGCCGCGGCGCCTGCCGGGCTGA
- a CDS encoding cupin domain-containing protein — protein MNDASTPPGQEVRVLRPPRAETAKQDIPVFFGISERTAGANGLSLNVTAFPPGGHSNTHKHADYETAIYAVDGAIEFFHGERLEHSLIARTGDFLFIPAGVPHKTYNLSLTEPATFVTARNDPREQENVILTPEADDGSCDERVARTRERLADGER, from the coding sequence ATGAACGACGCCAGCACCCCGCCCGGCCAGGAGGTCCGCGTCCTGCGCCCGCCCCGGGCCGAGACGGCCAAGCAGGACATCCCCGTGTTCTTCGGCATCTCCGAGCGGACGGCCGGCGCGAACGGGCTGTCGCTCAACGTGACCGCGTTCCCGCCCGGCGGCCACTCCAACACGCACAAGCACGCCGACTACGAGACCGCGATCTATGCCGTGGACGGCGCCATCGAGTTCTTCCACGGCGAGCGCCTGGAGCACTCGCTGATCGCCCGGACCGGCGACTTCCTGTTCATCCCGGCGGGCGTCCCGCACAAGACGTACAACCTCAGCCTCACCGAGCCCGCCACGTTCGTCACCGCGCGCAACGACCCTCGCGAGCAGGAGAACGTGATCCTCACGCCGGAGGCCGACGACGGCTCGTGCGACGAACGGGTCGCCCGCACGCGCGAGCGGCTCGCGGATGGAGAACGATGA
- a CDS encoding NAD(P)/FAD-dependent oxidoreductase, protein MGRKIAIVGTGIAGLAAAHALHTDHDITVFEADDRPGGHAHTHRVETPTGHVDVDTGFIVFNDRNYPSFQRLLADVRVAARPSDMSFSVSDGLGDFEYNGSSPNGLFAKRAHLVTPWFHRMIADLVRFNREARDLLTADLRLSLRDWLEDRRFSTPFIERLIVPQASAVWSADPRRLWSFPARFLAEFFANHGMLGLRNRPRWRTIDGGSHRYVRAVVDPWRDRLRLSTPVAEIRRGADHVTVVARGGEAQRFDDVVLAVHSDQALRMLADPSDREHEILGAIPYQLNEAVLHTDRRMLPRRRRAWASWNYHLLEAPAGRPTLTYHMNRLQSLDPGCDLCVTLNHTAAIDPGHVLKTIRYAHPVFTPEGVAAQARHHEISGPRTRTHYCGAYWGWGFHEDGVVSAERVAAALR, encoded by the coding sequence ATGGGACGCAAGATCGCCATCGTCGGCACGGGCATCGCCGGCCTCGCCGCGGCGCACGCGCTGCACACCGACCACGACATCACGGTCTTCGAGGCCGACGACCGTCCGGGCGGCCACGCACATACGCATCGAGTCGAGACGCCCACGGGCCACGTCGACGTGGACACCGGCTTCATCGTCTTCAACGACCGCAACTACCCGAGCTTCCAGCGGCTGCTCGCCGACGTGCGGGTCGCCGCCCGGCCGAGCGACATGAGCTTCTCGGTCAGCGACGGCCTCGGGGACTTCGAGTACAACGGCAGCTCGCCGAACGGGCTGTTCGCCAAGCGCGCGCATCTCGTGACCCCGTGGTTTCACCGCATGATCGCCGACCTCGTGCGCTTCAACCGCGAGGCGCGCGATCTGCTGACCGCGGACCTGCGCCTCTCGCTGCGCGACTGGCTCGAGGACCGGCGGTTCTCGACGCCGTTCATCGAGCGGCTCATCGTGCCCCAGGCCTCGGCGGTCTGGTCGGCCGACCCGCGCCGCCTGTGGAGCTTCCCCGCGCGCTTCCTGGCCGAGTTCTTCGCCAACCACGGCATGCTCGGCCTGCGCAACCGCCCGCGCTGGCGCACGATCGACGGCGGCTCGCACCGCTACGTCCGGGCCGTGGTCGATCCGTGGCGCGACCGGCTGCGCCTCTCGACGCCGGTCGCCGAGATCCGCCGCGGCGCCGACCACGTCACGGTCGTGGCGCGCGGCGGCGAGGCGCAGCGGTTCGACGACGTGGTGCTCGCCGTGCACTCCGACCAGGCGCTGCGGATGCTCGCCGACCCGTCCGACCGCGAGCACGAGATCCTCGGCGCCATCCCCTACCAGCTCAACGAGGCGGTCCTGCACACCGACCGCCGCATGCTGCCCCGCCGCCGGCGCGCCTGGGCGAGCTGGAACTACCACCTGCTCGAGGCGCCGGCCGGCCGGCCGACCCTGACCTACCACATGAACCGCCTGCAGTCCCTGGATCCCGGCTGCGACCTCTGCGTCACGCTGAACCACACGGCGGCGATCGACCCCGGCCACGTCCTGAAGACGATCCGCTACGCGCACCCCGTCTTCACGCCCGAGGGCGTCGCCGCGCAGGCCCGCCACCACGAGATCAGCGGCCCGCGGACCCGGACGCACTACTGCGGCGCCTACTGGGGCTGGGGCTTTCACGAGGACGGCGTCGTGAGCGCCGAGCGGGTGGCCGCCGCGCTGCGATGA
- a CDS encoding SDR family NAD(P)-dependent oxidoreductase, with amino-acid sequence MARATPHPAVLELFSVVDRGIVVTGAASGIGRAIARGVAAAGARVLAVDVDEQGLAETAAAADGTLVTHRADVADEEQVAGLFEVADRELGVLDVVFSNAGIAGPVAAVEDISLADWRRVGAVNLDAGFLIARETVRRLKAAGRPGKLVYTASVWGVVGTSTPLSPYAASKGGVVNLIRQLAVELAPHGITVNGFAPAGVVTNIADGFYEDDEAVKGLVAEIPNGRLVGADEVLGTAIFLASRASDHMTGHTLALDGGYLAR; translated from the coding sequence ATGGCCCGCGCCACCCCGCATCCCGCCGTCCTCGAGCTGTTCTCGGTCGTCGACCGAGGCATCGTCGTGACCGGCGCGGCCAGTGGGATCGGCCGCGCCATCGCGCGGGGCGTCGCCGCGGCCGGTGCACGCGTGCTCGCCGTCGACGTGGACGAGCAGGGTCTCGCCGAGACGGCGGCGGCGGCCGACGGGACGCTCGTGACGCACCGGGCGGACGTCGCCGACGAGGAGCAGGTCGCCGGCCTGTTCGAGGTGGCCGACCGCGAGCTCGGCGTCCTCGACGTCGTGTTCTCCAACGCCGGCATCGCCGGGCCGGTCGCAGCGGTGGAGGACATCTCGCTCGCGGACTGGCGGCGCGTCGGCGCGGTGAACCTCGACGCGGGCTTCCTGATCGCCCGCGAGACCGTGCGCCGGCTGAAGGCGGCCGGGCGGCCGGGCAAGCTCGTCTACACCGCGTCCGTCTGGGGCGTGGTCGGGACGTCGACGCCGCTGTCGCCGTACGCGGCGAGCAAGGGCGGCGTCGTCAACCTCATCCGCCAGCTTGCCGTCGAGCTGGCCCCGCACGGGATCACGGTCAACGGCTTCGCGCCGGCGGGCGTCGTGACGAACATCGCCGACGGCTTCTACGAGGACGACGAGGCGGTCAAGGGCCTGGTGGCGGAGATCCCGAACGGGCGGCTGGTGGGCGCCGACGAGGTGCTCGGGACGGCGATCTTCCTGGCGTCGCGCGCGTCGGATCACATGACCGGACACACGCTGGCCCTCGACGGCGGCTATCTGGCGCGCTGA